A window from Bradysia coprophila strain Holo2 chromosome X unlocalized genomic scaffold, BU_Bcop_v1 contig_20, whole genome shotgun sequence encodes these proteins:
- the LOC119068764 gene encoding RNA-binding protein cabeza isoform X6 yields the protein MADQYSNYGGGGGGMMPNNFGGQQNFSVPPPSFGGNQQFKNDNQGNWQPPSAGGYGSGGGGGGGGGDSYQSGGYQNDKRDGGGYQRGGGGGGGNDFNDRRGNGSGGYGGGVNKGGYNNKGSGGGGDNEMITQEDTIFIAGMNPSATEEDIANHFGAIGIIKKDKKTMKPKIWLYRNKETGDSKGEATVTYDDANAAKSAIEWFDGREFNGETVRVSLAQRQNNWKQGGGGGGGGGGFGRGGGGGFGGNRGGGDRGGGRFDRGGNDDGGRSRGSQGGGGRGGGGNIPQRDGDWTCSKCTNKNFAWRNECNRCSAPKEEGAGGGGGDNSRGNDRRGGGGGGGGGGGRNDYGRSDYGNRGGNRGGYGGGGGGGGGGRRDGGPTRGGDRGNDRSRPY from the exons ATGGCCGATC AGTATTCGAATTATGGCGGTGGCGGTGGCGGTATGATGCCCAACAATTTTGGGGGACAACAAAATTTCTCTGTTCCACCACCAAGTTTCGGAGGTAATCAACAGTTCAAAAATGATAATCAAGGAAATTGGCAACCTCCGTCGGCCGGCG GCTATGGAAGTGGCGGAGGTGGAGGTGGTGGCGGCGGTGATAGCTATCAATCTGGTGGTTATCAAAACGACAAACGAGATGGAGGAGGCTATCAGCGAG GTGGAGGTGGTGGCGGTGGAAATGATTTTAATGACCGTCGTGGCAATGGAAGTGGTGGATACGG TGGCGGCGTCAACAAGGGTGGTTATAACAATAAAG GAAGTGGCGGCGGCGGCGATAACGAAATGATTACCCAGGAAgatacaattttcattgctgGTATGAATCCAAGTGCAACCGAAGAAGACATTGCCAATCATTTCGGTGCCATCGGAATAATAAAG AAAGACAAAAAGACAATGAAACCAAAGATTTGGTTGTACAGGAATAAAGAAACTGGCGACTCCAAGGGCGAAG CTACCGTAACGTACGATGACGCTAATGCGGCTAAATCAGCAATTGAATGGTTTGATGGTCGTGAATTCAACGGTGAGACAGTGAGAGTTTCCCTAGCGCAACGACAAAACAATTGGAAGCAAGGAGGAGGTGGTGGAGGCGGCGGCGGCGGATTTGGTCGCGGTGGTGGTGGAGGATTCGGCGGAAATAGAGGAG GCGGTGACAGAGGTGGCGGACGCTTCGATCGAGGCGGAAACGATGATGGTGGTCGATCGCGAGGAAGTCAAGGTGGTGGAGGCCGTGGAGGCGGCGGAAACATTCCTCAAAGAGATGGAGATTGGACATGCAGTAAatgtacaaataaaaatttcgcatGGAGAAATGAATGCAATCG ttgTTCAGCACCAAAAGAAGAAGGTGCTGGCGGCGGTGGTGGTGATAATTCACGAGGTAATGATAGACGCGGAGGAggaggtggtggtggtggtggtggcggAAGAAATGATTATGGACGAAGCGATTACGGAAATCGAGGTGGTAATCGTGGTGGTTATGGAGGTGGTGGCGGTGGTGGAGGTGGTGGACGAAGAGATGGAGGACCAACACGTGGAGG GGATCGAGGCAACGACAGAAGCCGTCCATATTAA